The sequence GAGAAAGGCCTTGAACTCCTGGAGCGGCTTCATGAGAGGCTTGAAAGGGCTCTGTACCAAGGCCTTATTCTTGGGGAGGTAGTTTCGGGCCTCGGGGAAGGCTCCTACTACGTCCAGCTTTACAAAGACAGAATTAAAGAGTACCTCGGTTTTGAGCCATTTCCGGGGACGCTGAACGTTAGAGTGATCTTTCCAAAGACGGTATTTGATGCCCTGGCAGATGTAAGGCCTATCCTGATTCCAGGCTTCGTGAGAGACGGGCGAACCTTTGGGGACGTTAAAGCATACCCAGTCAGGGTTGAAGGCATAGAGGGCGCCATCGTGGTGCCTTCCAGAACTGTCCACCCTCCAAAAATAGCCGAAATAATAGCCCCCGTGAACTTGAGGGAGACTCTGAGGCTCAAGGATGGGAGCAGGATCAGGATACAAGCTCTTAGGAGGTAATGAAGGTGGAGAAGCTTTTTAAAGCTGTAACCGGCGCCGGCGTTGGGTCTCTTGTTGCGTTCCTTCTAGCGATAACAACCTTACCGGAGGATATTGATGTTTACCTCGTCATGGGGATGTACACTGCTTCTATGCTGATTTTTGCACTGATATTCTCAAAAAAGGAGTGGCAATTCAAAACGTCCTCTTTGAGCTACGTTTCTGGAATGGTGATTGTGGCCATAGCGCAGATGCTTTCGATTTACACAGGTATAGGAGGGGGTGTGGTTTTCTTCCTAGTGGCATTGTCTCTGTTTTTCATCCTCTACTCTAAGCCCGGGGGAGTTTTCGATGTCGTTCTTGCGGGTCCGCTCTATTTTTCGGGGGCTATGACAGTTTTTGTCCTTGAAAGCGCGCTCGGTATCCCTGCGGAGCAGGGGGAAGTTTGGATCGTGGCCATCTTCGTAGGTTTCCTTGGGATG is a genomic window of Thermococcus guaymasensis DSM 11113 containing:
- a CDS encoding DUF120 domain-containing protein is translated as MGSERIELLLKLAELGAIGEKKEVTLRELASILDTSPQSVLRLIRDLEREGLVSRGSSGRKTRLELTEKGLELLERLHERLERALYQGLILGEVVSGLGEGSYYVQLYKDRIKEYLGFEPFPGTLNVRVIFPKTVFDALADVRPILIPGFVRDGRTFGDVKAYPVRVEGIEGAIVVPSRTVHPPKIAEIIAPVNLRETLRLKDGSRIRIQALRR